The Oncorhynchus mykiss isolate Arlee chromosome 8, USDA_OmykA_1.1, whole genome shotgun sequence genome includes the window gtgcgtgcgtgcatcatTCACTTAATGTGACCATCTGTGTGCATGAGTCCTCCAATCCTACTTGATCCGTTTAGCTCCTCAGTCTCTCTAGCTCCGTTTCGTTGGGGAGGACTGCATAGCTTCCAGAAGCCTCAGCCGGACTGCACATCCACGAAACCCAGAAGAATGTTAAAAATGATAGATAGTCGGTATGAGCCATCTATTGAAGAACCCAGTGAAGAAGATTGACTGAGAAGCTGAATTGCTGTCAAGTTTTTGTAAGATACGCACCCTGCTGAACACAGAAGTTTTCAAAGGCAATCAAACATACGCACCAATGGATGAGCAAGACTATCCACACGTAAGAGGTTAAAGATTTGGTTCTGTATCTCTTTATTGAAATTACATCGTAAACGAAGAACTTAAATCAAAATTATTTTTCCGACATCTGGACGTAAAAATGGGCTGTTCCCCATCCAAGGGTCAGCTTTTCCCCGGGGTCGCAGATGGGATCCACATGGATCCGCTGCCAGGACCACCAAAGTTGGGTGACATCAAACCTGTTGAGGGAGAAAACCAAGATATTGACGATATGGATATTGACAAAGAATTAGAGGAATTCTCATTATCAGAGGTGAATCCTATGGCCCCTCTGGGCAAAGTGTCGGACATGGCCCCCAACACAGTCGTTGTGTCAAACCCAGGGGCTGTCTCTGAAATCGAGGTCAAAATGACGTCTCAGGTGAGAGACATACAGAGTGAGAAATTACTGGAAAAGCAGGTGAAAAAGGTAGAGCAGCGAAGGAAAAATAAGGGCGTCAAACAGGGTTGCCGAAAAGAAAAGGAGATAAATACCTCCATCATGCAGGGGAAGGTGGACCTCCCCATACACATTGTGAGAGCTCACCAGGCCGCCTACAAATACCTGATCCCCAACATCTCCAAGTGTGAGACCCTGCTGGAGATGCTGGACCAGGTCGCCCAGACCCACCTCTCCCTGCAGCCCATCATAACAGGTATTGTAATGCTCTTCGAGGAGGTCAACCAGGCCCTAGATGAGATGGCTGATGATGGTGAGCTGATGCTGAAGGAACATGGCAACCACATGGCCTGGCCCTCTGAGACAAGGGCCCCATATCCCATCCCTGCCAAGCTCAGTGCTGACCCATCAGAACCCCAGCCAGACCTGCTGCAGCAGCTGCTCCAGGATTCCACTGAAAAGTTTAAGCTGGTGGGGAGCTCGGTCCAAGGCCTGGGAGACACCGCACTGGAAGATGCGGCAGACTACTTTGCCTCGCTATCTAAACTACTGGGCAAGAGGCTGCAGGCCAAGCGAGCGGTAGAGGAGCGTCTGAGCCAGGTGCTGGCACGCGTGGAGGCAGCCGCCAAGTGCAACCTCGATGACTTGTCTCTTCACAGCGAGGACAGCGGCATTGGGGGAGAGAATGAGTCGCTGACGGGATCAGAGCGTCAACGTCGCCAACGGGGGAGTTCTGGGCCCGGTGGCAGTGCTCGCCCCACACCCCTAAGCCATTCACCTGTCAAGGTATGCCTTAATAAAAGTGAGGAGGAAAATGAGGAAgtggatgatgatgaagatgaggaggatgaagagaggtCAGGGAGGGTGCGGTCCAACTCTTCCTCGTCAGACCCTATTCAGACCCCCAAGTGCAGTGAGAGGCAGCCACCCAAACAACCCCAGACCGCTGCCCCCTTGGGCAGGCCAGTGAGACCGCCACACTCACAGTCCATAGAATCTTTCGATGTTCAGGAGCTGCAACACAAAGATCTGGACCAGCGGATGGGAGACGACACTCTGAGGAGACACTCTTCAGGAAGGAGGAAGGTTTCTAGATATGAACTCAAAGGGTCCGCGAAGGCAAACCAAACACCAACTTCTCTACCAGCAATAGCACCACAACCCCCTGGCCGCAACTCTGTCAAAAGACTCATAAACACATTCAGTGGTGGGACGGATGTTAGACAAGTCCAAAGTCTCACTAGTACACACCTTAGGGGGTCTAGGAGGAGTGAAACTCCAGGTCCTCCCTGGCCAGTGGAAGGCAGGGAGGACCTAGACGTGGACTACCTGCCCCCACCTCC containing:
- the LOC110529798 gene encoding uncharacterized protein LOC110529798 → MGCSPSKGQLFPGVADGIHMDPLPGPPKLGDIKPVEGENQDIDDMDIDKELEEFSLSEVNPMAPLGKVSDMAPNTVVVSNPGAVSEIEVKMTSQVRDIQSEKLLEKQVKKVEQRRKNKGVKQGCRKEKEINTSIMQGKVDLPIHIVRAHQAAYKYLIPNISKCETLLEMLDQVAQTHLSLQPIITGIVMLFEEVNQALDEMADDGELMLKEHGNHMAWPSETRAPYPIPAKLSADPSEPQPDLLQQLLQDSTEKFKLVGSSVQGLGDTALEDAADYFASLSKLLGKRLQAKRAVEERLSQVLARVEAAAKCNLDDLSLHSEDSGIGGENESLTGSERQRRQRGSSGPGGSARPTPLSHSPVKVCLNKSEEENEEVDDDEDEEDEERSGRVRSNSSSSDPIQTPKCSERQPPKQPQTAAPLGRPVRPPHSQSIESFDVQELQHKDLDQRMGDDTLRRHSSGRRKVSRYELKGSAKANQTPTSLPAIAPQPPGRNSVKRLINTFSGGTDVRQVQSLTSTHLRGSRRSETPGPPWPVEGREDLDVDYLPPPPPEVLMDNSYESNEENPDDQGGEEEDITSRGHPVPHQTSTTCQRLRASLQTMTVLPNRGSVGPIRQDTMVRGDHQATSLYSQACKIIHLRNATESTPTRPDQGVRGPLRAGVSLRQGSSNPDGGEYYPASMPPTIPTVYRVRLPPSCPSIHQELPIPLALSQPNPPSRPSSPRVLRLSTKKSGEEDRSPSVSFNDARSVFCQNSQSNSQIWTPSCSSTLPRAYGEPSRGRLSTRGSQTVSRRSQSDQRPSLTQRDESLVPGTSQARTGGSASNITNNSERMVKGLVTEGENQSDPSDAAPTDLNPEQ